The following proteins are co-located in the Carassius gibelio isolate Cgi1373 ecotype wild population from Czech Republic chromosome A9, carGib1.2-hapl.c, whole genome shotgun sequence genome:
- the prpf40a gene encoding pre-mRNA-processing factor 40 homolog A isoform X1 has protein sequence MSSTDANSGPNQASPFPGVPPSGIPPPFMGPPGIPPHFPPMGMPPMGQRPPSMAPMPPGIMPPMIPPMGAPPIGQMPAMLPPMMPGMMMPPRLPAASIQPTGPPGVSPVESAAPAAPGTTSSISTESSSDEQLKKKSVWTEHKSLDGKTYYYNTETKQSTWEKPDELKSPAEQMLSKCPWKEYKSDNGKPYYYNSQTKESRWTKPKELEDLEAMIKAEENGTADVVAPGTIPALTSQSESSVTVAAVAETEATMATVATEEQPSHVPAPVAEVTSDVTVNSTEDTPSIETQPSNDVSKEERPELVKKVYKWNTKEEAKQAFKELLKEKGVSSNASWEQAMKLIINDPRYSALPKLSEKKQAFNAYKVQTEKEEKEEARIKYKESKETFQRFLENHEKMTSTTRYKKAEQMFGDQEVWSCVPERDRQEIYEDVLFYLAKKEKEQAKQLRKRNWEALKNILDNMANVTYRTTWSEAQQYLLDNPTFAEDEELQNMDKEDALICFEEHIRALEKEEEEEKQKTLLRERRRQRKNRESFQKFLDELHDHGQLHSMSAWMEMYPTVSADIRFNNMLGQPGSTPLDLFKFYVEDLKARYHDEKRIIKDILRDKGLLVEVNTGFEEFGSVISSDKRATTLDAGNIKLAFNSLLEKAEAREREREKEEARKMKRKEAAFKSMLKQATPPLEPEATWEGVRERFLKEPAFEDITLESERKRIFKDFMHVLEHECQHHHSKTKKHSKKSKKHHRKRSRSRSGSESEEDEYHSKKKKLSASKSPSEHSSSGESERSYKKSKKHKKKGKKRRHKSASESEGEKERKGREKEKDKENDKSRAKSRGESKQKSPKRKSTKEEGGWDTSGSELSEGELEKRRRTLLEQLDAP, from the exons ATG TCTTCGACTGATGCTAATAGTGGCCCCAATCAGGCATCACCTTTTCCTGGTGTACCACCTTCAGGAATCCCTCCGCCCTTT atGGGGCCACCAGGAATCCCGCCTCACTTCCCTCCAATGGGAATGCCACCCATGGGCCAGAGGCCGCCCAGCATGGCCCCCATGCCCCCAGGAATAATGCCCCCCATGATACCCCCGATGGGAGCTCCACCCATAGGACAG ATGCCAGCCATGTTGCCACCAATGATGCCAGGAATGATGATGCCCCCCCGACTTCCAGCTGCATCAATCCAGCCTACGGGACCG CCTGGTGTGAGTCCAGTGGAGTCTGCAG CACCAGCTGCTCCTGGAACAACC AGCTCCATATCTACTGAGTCTTCATCTGATGAACAGCTGAAAAAG AAGTCAGTATGGACCGAGCACAAATCCCTGGATGGAAAAACATATTACTACAACACCGAGACCAAACAATCCACCTGGGAGAAGCCAGATGAACTCAAATCGCCTGCAgag CAAATGTTGTCCAAATGCCCGTGGAAAGAGTACAAGTCCGACAATGGCAAGCCCTATTACTACAACTCCCAGACCAAAGAGTCTCGCTGGACTAAACCCAAAGAGCTGGAGGACCTGGAGG cGATGATAAAGGCAGAGGAAAACGG gaCGGCTGATGTTGTGGCTCCTGGCACCATCCCTGCTCTTACATCCCAGAGCGAGTCGTCTGTTACCGTGGCAGCAGTTGCTGAGACGGAGGCTACCATGGCGACAGTCGCCACAGAGGAACAGCCGTCTCACGTTCCTGCTCCGGTTGCTGAGGTCACCAGTGATGTCACCGTTAACTCCACTGAAGACACGCCCAGCATAGAGACACAACCCAG TAATGATGTTTCTAAGGAGGAGAGACctgagctggtgaagaaggtttacaagtggaacacaaaagaggaGGCAAAGCAGGCATTTAAAGAACTGCTGAAAGAGAAg GGTGTTTCCTCCAATGCATCATGGGAGCAGGCCATGAAGCTGATAATCAACGACCCTCGTTACAG tgCTCTGCCCAAGCTAAGTGAAAAGAAACAGGCGTTCAATGCTTATAAGGTccagacagagaaagaggaaaAGGAAGAAGCCAGAATCAAATACAAGGAGTCTAAAGAGACTTTCCAGCGCTTCCTGGAGAACCACGAGAAGATGACCTCAACCACACGATACAA GAAAGCAGAGCAGATGTTTGGAGATCAGGAGGTGTGGTCATGTGTCCCCGAGAGAGACCGGCAGGAGATCTATGAAGATGTGctcttttatttagcaaagaaaGAGAAG GAACAAGCCAAACAGCTGCGGAAGAGGAACTGGGAAGCTTTGAAGAACATTTTGGACAATATGGCCAATGTGACGTACAGAACGACGTGGTCTGAGGCCCAGCAGTACCTTCTGGATAACCCCACCTTTGCTGAAGATGAGGAGCTACAga acatGGACAAGGAAGATGCTCTGATCTGTTTCGAGGAACACATCCGTGCTCttgagaaagaggaagaggaagagaaacaGAAGACTCTGCTGCGAGAGAGACGCAGACAACGCAAGAACCGAGAGTCTTtccag AAATTCCTGGATGAGCTTCATGATCATGGGCAGCTGCACTCCATGTCTGCTTGGATGGAGATGTACCCAACCGTCAGCGCTGATATCCGCTTCAACAACATGCTGGGCCAgccag gCTCCACCCCTCTGGACTTATTCAAGTTTTACGTGGAGGATCTGAAAGCTCGTTATCATGATGAGAAGAGAATCATTAAAGACATCCTGAGG gaTAAGGGCTTACTGGTGGAGGTCAACACAGGCTTTGAGGAGTTTGGCTCGGTGATCAGTTCTGATAAACGTGCCACAACGCTGGATGCAGGGAACATCAAACTGGCCTTCAACAGT TTGCTGGAGAAGGCTGAAGCACGTGAGAGGGAGCGAGAGAAGGAAGAGGCCAGGAAGATGAAGAGGAAGGAGGCGGCGTTTAAGAGCATGCTGAAACAGGCCACGCCCCCTCTAGAGCCTGAGGCCACATGGGAGGGA GTGCGAGAGCGGTTCCTGAAAGAGCCTGCGTTTGAGGACATCACGCTGGAGTCCGAGAGGAAGAGGATATTCAAAGACTTCATGCACGTGCTAGAG CACGAGTGTCAACATCATCACTCAAAGACTAAGAAACACTCCAAGAAATCAAAGAAACACCACAGAAAACGCTCCCGGTCTCGATCA gGCTCGGAGTCAGAGGAGGATGAGTATCACTCGAAGAAGAAGAAACTCTCCGCTTCTAAGTCTCCATCTGAGCACTCGTCCTCTGGGGAATCTG AGAGGAGCTACAAGAAATCGAAGAAACACAAGAAGAAGGGAAAGAAAAGACGACACAAATCA GCTTCAGAGTCTGAAGGAGAGAAAGAGCGgaaaggaagagagaaagagaaggataaAGAGAACGACAAATCCAGAGCGAAGTCACGTGGAGAATCCAAGCAGAAATCCCCCAAAAGAAAGAGTACAAAAGAGGAG ggAGGATGGGATACGTCCGGAAGCGAGCTGAGTGAAGGAGAGCTGGAGAAGAGGAGGCGTACTCTCTTGGAGCAGCTGGACGCACCATAA
- the prpf40a gene encoding pre-mRNA-processing factor 40 homolog A isoform X2 encodes MMGPPGIPPHFPPMGMPPMGQRPPSMAPMPPGIMPPMIPPMGAPPIGQMPAMLPPMMPGMMMPPRLPAASIQPTGPPGVSPVESAAPAAPGTTSSISTESSSDEQLKKKSVWTEHKSLDGKTYYYNTETKQSTWEKPDELKSPAEQMLSKCPWKEYKSDNGKPYYYNSQTKESRWTKPKELEDLEAMIKAEENGTADVVAPGTIPALTSQSESSVTVAAVAETEATMATVATEEQPSHVPAPVAEVTSDVTVNSTEDTPSIETQPSNDVSKEERPELVKKVYKWNTKEEAKQAFKELLKEKGVSSNASWEQAMKLIINDPRYSALPKLSEKKQAFNAYKVQTEKEEKEEARIKYKESKETFQRFLENHEKMTSTTRYKKAEQMFGDQEVWSCVPERDRQEIYEDVLFYLAKKEKEQAKQLRKRNWEALKNILDNMANVTYRTTWSEAQQYLLDNPTFAEDEELQNMDKEDALICFEEHIRALEKEEEEEKQKTLLRERRRQRKNRESFQKFLDELHDHGQLHSMSAWMEMYPTVSADIRFNNMLGQPGSTPLDLFKFYVEDLKARYHDEKRIIKDILRDKGLLVEVNTGFEEFGSVISSDKRATTLDAGNIKLAFNSLLEKAEAREREREKEEARKMKRKEAAFKSMLKQATPPLEPEATWEGVRERFLKEPAFEDITLESERKRIFKDFMHVLEHECQHHHSKTKKHSKKSKKHHRKRSRSRSGSESEEDEYHSKKKKLSASKSPSEHSSSGESERSYKKSKKHKKKGKKRRHKSASESEGEKERKGREKEKDKENDKSRAKSRGESKQKSPKRKSTKEEGGWDTSGSELSEGELEKRRRTLLEQLDAP; translated from the exons ATG atGGGGCCACCAGGAATCCCGCCTCACTTCCCTCCAATGGGAATGCCACCCATGGGCCAGAGGCCGCCCAGCATGGCCCCCATGCCCCCAGGAATAATGCCCCCCATGATACCCCCGATGGGAGCTCCACCCATAGGACAG ATGCCAGCCATGTTGCCACCAATGATGCCAGGAATGATGATGCCCCCCCGACTTCCAGCTGCATCAATCCAGCCTACGGGACCG CCTGGTGTGAGTCCAGTGGAGTCTGCAG CACCAGCTGCTCCTGGAACAACC AGCTCCATATCTACTGAGTCTTCATCTGATGAACAGCTGAAAAAG AAGTCAGTATGGACCGAGCACAAATCCCTGGATGGAAAAACATATTACTACAACACCGAGACCAAACAATCCACCTGGGAGAAGCCAGATGAACTCAAATCGCCTGCAgag CAAATGTTGTCCAAATGCCCGTGGAAAGAGTACAAGTCCGACAATGGCAAGCCCTATTACTACAACTCCCAGACCAAAGAGTCTCGCTGGACTAAACCCAAAGAGCTGGAGGACCTGGAGG cGATGATAAAGGCAGAGGAAAACGG gaCGGCTGATGTTGTGGCTCCTGGCACCATCCCTGCTCTTACATCCCAGAGCGAGTCGTCTGTTACCGTGGCAGCAGTTGCTGAGACGGAGGCTACCATGGCGACAGTCGCCACAGAGGAACAGCCGTCTCACGTTCCTGCTCCGGTTGCTGAGGTCACCAGTGATGTCACCGTTAACTCCACTGAAGACACGCCCAGCATAGAGACACAACCCAG TAATGATGTTTCTAAGGAGGAGAGACctgagctggtgaagaaggtttacaagtggaacacaaaagaggaGGCAAAGCAGGCATTTAAAGAACTGCTGAAAGAGAAg GGTGTTTCCTCCAATGCATCATGGGAGCAGGCCATGAAGCTGATAATCAACGACCCTCGTTACAG tgCTCTGCCCAAGCTAAGTGAAAAGAAACAGGCGTTCAATGCTTATAAGGTccagacagagaaagaggaaaAGGAAGAAGCCAGAATCAAATACAAGGAGTCTAAAGAGACTTTCCAGCGCTTCCTGGAGAACCACGAGAAGATGACCTCAACCACACGATACAA GAAAGCAGAGCAGATGTTTGGAGATCAGGAGGTGTGGTCATGTGTCCCCGAGAGAGACCGGCAGGAGATCTATGAAGATGTGctcttttatttagcaaagaaaGAGAAG GAACAAGCCAAACAGCTGCGGAAGAGGAACTGGGAAGCTTTGAAGAACATTTTGGACAATATGGCCAATGTGACGTACAGAACGACGTGGTCTGAGGCCCAGCAGTACCTTCTGGATAACCCCACCTTTGCTGAAGATGAGGAGCTACAga acatGGACAAGGAAGATGCTCTGATCTGTTTCGAGGAACACATCCGTGCTCttgagaaagaggaagaggaagagaaacaGAAGACTCTGCTGCGAGAGAGACGCAGACAACGCAAGAACCGAGAGTCTTtccag AAATTCCTGGATGAGCTTCATGATCATGGGCAGCTGCACTCCATGTCTGCTTGGATGGAGATGTACCCAACCGTCAGCGCTGATATCCGCTTCAACAACATGCTGGGCCAgccag gCTCCACCCCTCTGGACTTATTCAAGTTTTACGTGGAGGATCTGAAAGCTCGTTATCATGATGAGAAGAGAATCATTAAAGACATCCTGAGG gaTAAGGGCTTACTGGTGGAGGTCAACACAGGCTTTGAGGAGTTTGGCTCGGTGATCAGTTCTGATAAACGTGCCACAACGCTGGATGCAGGGAACATCAAACTGGCCTTCAACAGT TTGCTGGAGAAGGCTGAAGCACGTGAGAGGGAGCGAGAGAAGGAAGAGGCCAGGAAGATGAAGAGGAAGGAGGCGGCGTTTAAGAGCATGCTGAAACAGGCCACGCCCCCTCTAGAGCCTGAGGCCACATGGGAGGGA GTGCGAGAGCGGTTCCTGAAAGAGCCTGCGTTTGAGGACATCACGCTGGAGTCCGAGAGGAAGAGGATATTCAAAGACTTCATGCACGTGCTAGAG CACGAGTGTCAACATCATCACTCAAAGACTAAGAAACACTCCAAGAAATCAAAGAAACACCACAGAAAACGCTCCCGGTCTCGATCA gGCTCGGAGTCAGAGGAGGATGAGTATCACTCGAAGAAGAAGAAACTCTCCGCTTCTAAGTCTCCATCTGAGCACTCGTCCTCTGGGGAATCTG AGAGGAGCTACAAGAAATCGAAGAAACACAAGAAGAAGGGAAAGAAAAGACGACACAAATCA GCTTCAGAGTCTGAAGGAGAGAAAGAGCGgaaaggaagagagaaagagaaggataaAGAGAACGACAAATCCAGAGCGAAGTCACGTGGAGAATCCAAGCAGAAATCCCCCAAAAGAAAGAGTACAAAAGAGGAG ggAGGATGGGATACGTCCGGAAGCGAGCTGAGTGAAGGAGAGCTGGAGAAGAGGAGGCGTACTCTCTTGGAGCAGCTGGACGCACCATAA